In one Melopsittacus undulatus isolate bMelUnd1 chromosome 4, bMelUnd1.mat.Z, whole genome shotgun sequence genomic region, the following are encoded:
- the MGAT2 gene encoding alpha-1,6-mannosyl-glycoprotein 2-beta-N-acetylglucosaminyltransferase — protein sequence MRLRIYKRKVLLLALALTVCALALWGTGGGGRRRQQQQQQQQRGGTGTTGEPPRVSEPPPRRPAANASAASLALPLLTENGTLSYRSLVYRLNFDQPVRNAGRFPARAAAADVVLVVQVHDRAEHLRLLLESLRRAAGVENVLLVLSHDLWAEELNQLAARVDFCPVLQIFFPFSIQLYPREFPGHDPRDCPRDVGKAAALRLGCINAEYPDSFGHYREARFSQTKHHWWWKLHFVWERVRALREHTGPVLFLEEDHYLAPDFYHVLKKLWALRERECPECQIVSLGTYSPIRGGFTGRADKVEMKTWKSTEHNMGMAFGRDTYQKLIECTDAFCTYDDYNWDWTLQHLTVSCLPKFWKVLVPEIPRIFHTGDCGMHHKKSCRPSTQSAKIDSLLNSNQQYLFPETMSISKRYSMAPLSPHVKNGGWGDIRDHELCKSYRRLQ from the coding sequence ATGCGGCTGCGGATCTACAAGCGGAAGGTGTTGCTGCTGGCGCTGGCGCTGACGGTGTGCGCGCTGGCGCTGTGGGGAaccggcggcggcgggcggaggcggcagcagcagcagcagcagcagcagcggggCGGTACCGGTACCACCGGGGAGCCGCCGCGGGTCAGCGAGCCGCCGCCGCGCCGCCCCGCCGCTAACGCCTCGGCTGCATCGCTGGCACTGCCGCTGCTCACCGAGAACGGGACGCTGAGTTACCGCTCGCTCGTTTACCGGCTGAACTTCGACCAGCCGGTGCGGAACGCCGGGCGCTTCCCTGCGCGGGCCGCCGCGGCGGacgtggtgctggtggtgcaggTGCACGATCGAGCCGAGCACCTGCGGTTGCTGCTGGAGTCGCTGCGGCGGGCGGCGGGCGTGGAGAAcgtgctgctggtgctgagccacGACCTGTGGGCCGAAGAGCTGAACCAGCTGGCGGCACGCGTGGACTTCTGCCCCGTCCTGCAGATCTTCTTCCCCTTCAGCATCCAGCTCTACCCCCGCGAGTTCCCTGGCCACGACCCCCGCGACTGCCCCCGCGACGTGGGCAAGGCGGCGGCCCTGcgcctgggctgcatcaacgCTGAGTACCCCGACTCCTTCGGGCACTACCGTGAAGCTCGCTTCTCCCAGACCAAGCACCACTGGTGGTGGAAGCTGCACTTCGTCTGGGAGCGGGTACGGGCGCTGCGGGAGCACACTGGGCCAGTCCTCTTCCTGGAAGAGGACCACTACCTAGCACCCGACTTCTACCACGTCCTCAAAAAGCTTTGGGCCCTGCGTGAGCGGGAGTGCCCCGAGTGCCAGATCGTTTCCCTGGGCACCTACAGCCCTATCCGCGGCGGCTTCACTGGCCGAGCCGACAAAGTGGAGATGAAGACATGGAAGTCCACCGAGCACAACATGGGCATGGCCTTCGGCAGAGACACCTACCAGAAGCTCATCGAGTGCACAGATGCCTTCTGCACCTATGATGACTACAACTGGGACTGGACTCTGCAGCACTTGACTGTCTCTTGTCTTCCAAAGTTCTGGAAAGTGCTGGTTCCTGAGATCCCCAGGATTTTTCACACGGGGGACTGTGGCATGCACCACAAGAAATCCTGCAGACCATCCACCCAGAGTGCCAAAATCGACTCTCTCTTGAACAGCAACCAACAGTACCTGTTTCCTGAAACAATGAGTATCAGTAAAAGGTACTCCATGGCTCCCCTTTCCCCTCACGTGAAAAACGGAGGCTGGGGAGATATTAGGGACCACGAACTCTGTAAAAGTTACCGCAGACTTCAGTGA
- the DNAAF2 gene encoding protein kintoun: MAGAGQLEELELSAEEVERLQRAFRDEKFRALFAEYASELADPEQRRLYEEEVRALERERGMEVRFIHPEAGYVLRTSQAGSRRCYLNVCSNPHVGAPQARPEHGGHRWALPYSLAPGREELSRGGQRRLVYDVVFHPAALRLAARNARFRRLLSDTALDAVERHCSVQLDRANAVILRGTKYKGVPQAPVIRTPLPGGAPPPPDDGDSPLPPFPFPPAATAPPPAGPPPPARPPGPTTPRWSIRHRSYVDLQDYRYSRDSAPSPVPRELVVTVELPLLRSAAQADLNICGRELRLDSQRPAYRLRLRLPYDVDESGGSAAFNKAQRQLVVTLPVVPQPGPPEPLELGDERVEKAEPGAEAGGGAAPIPGGSSGTVQSTCGGGEPADPPAGGELFPPRSVAASPAPCSSPEQAVTCGLGEDASLCLPGSPALPAVEGIPGEMALPRDSGSPEAALCPPFQCRQDETSLTLLVHVPCIKPQSLSEDVGTNHYSLHFSSETGSYALFLQFPPENKLASTETSVNVSAHNAAFVLTKASGSAGLWEKFSFGLEASTVQERWFVSEENIDGFLGTVSCPSFCSQSALESQPLIEVLDVTEDRIQIRLTPQETVHSECDGKEEMLSSSGELAEKTNGDYLQTKAETNCTAADTVEGERAAETNKTSTSFAETIGKVGCSSHHCLQHEPSDTSSAIPDESRRKEPDLESAAIADERAVAASSDKQAGLLREEQARGEGDEAAARAGSAQGDQHSLDSRAVSPLLREVSMQDGSVQIIRDHVTHCPVAFQNSLLYELD; the protein is encoded by the exons ATGGCGGGCGCAgggcagctggaggagctggagctcagTGCCGAGGAGGTAGAGCGGCTCCAGCGGGCCTTCCGCGACGAGAAGTTCCGGGCGCTATTCGCCGAGTACGCGTCGGAGCTGGCCGACCCGGAGCAGCGTCGGCTGTACGAGGAGGAGGTGAGGGCCCTGGAGCGGGAGCGCGGCATGGAGGTGCGCTTCATCCACCCCGAGGCGGGATACGTGCTGCGCACCAGCCAGGCCGGCTCCCGGCGCTGCTACCTCAACGTCTGCAGCAACCCGCACGTCGGGGCGCCGCAGGCCCGACCCGAGCACGGCGGCCACCGCTGGGCCCTTCCCTACAGCCTGGCGCCGGGTCGCGAGGAGCTGAGCCGCGGGGGCCAGCGCCGCCTGGTCTACGACGTGGTTTTCCACCCGGCGGCGCTCCGCCTGGCAGCCCGCAACGCCCGCTTCCGCCGCCTGCTCAGCGACACGGCGCTGGATGCTGTGGAACGCCACTGCTCAGTGCAGCTCGACCGCGCCAACGCCGTCATCCTCCGCGGCACCAAGTACAAGGGCGTCCCGCAGGCGCCCGTCATTCGCACCCCACTACCCGGCGGCGCCCCGCCACCGCCTGACGACGGCGACTCTCCGCtgcctcccttccctttcccgCCCGCTGCCACAGCCCCTCCGCCCGCCGGCCCCCCGCCGCCGGCACGGCCTCCTGGCCCCACCACGCCGCGCTGGAGCATCCGCCACCGCTCCTACGTGGACCTGCAAGACTACCGGTATAGCCGCGACTCGGCGCCCAGCCCGGTGCCACGGGAGCTGGTGGTGACGGTGGAGCTTCCGCTGCTGCGCTCCGCTGCCCAGGCCGACCTGAACATCTGCGGCCGGGAGCTGCGCCTCGACTCTCAGCGTCCCGCCTACCGCCTTCGTCTCCGCCTCCCTTACGACGTAGACGAGAGCGGAGGGAGCGCCGCCTTCAACAAGGCCCAGCGGCAGCTCGTGGTCACTTTGCCCGTGGTACCGCAGCCCGGCCCACCGGAGCCGCTAGAGCTGGGCGACGAGCGGGTGGAGAAGGCGGAACCGGGTGCTGAGGCGGGCGGGGGTGCAGCTCCTATCCCAGGCGGCAGCAGCGGCACGGTCCAGAGCACGTGCGGCGGCGGGGAACCCGCCGACCCACCCGCGGGCGGTGAACTGTTCCCGCCCCGCTCCGTCGCCGCTTCCCCTGCTCCGTGCTCCAGCCCCGAGCAGGCCGTGACCTGCGGGCTCGGCGAGGACGCTTCTCTGTGCCTTCCCGGGAGCCCGGCCCTGCCGGCCGTGGAGGGCATCCCTGGCGAGATGGCACTTCCTCGGGACTCCGGCAGCCCTGAGGCTGCCCTGTGCCCTCCCTTCCAGTGTCGGCAGGATGAGACCTCCCTTACCCTGCTCGTGCATGTGCCCTGCATCAAGCCCCAGAGCCTCAGCGAGGACGTGGGCACGAACCACTACAGCCTCCACTTCTCCAGTGAGACAGGTTCCTATGCCCTGTTCTTACAGTTTCCACCTGAAAACAAGCTGGCATCCACTGAGACCAGTGTTAACGTGTCTGCCCACAACGCTGCCTTTGTGCTCACCAAGGCCTCTGGCAGCGCTGGGCTCTGGGAGAAGTTCAGCTTCGGCCTTGAAGCCTCCACTGTGCAg gaaagatggtttgtcagtgaagaaaacattgaTGGATTTCTAGGCACTGTTTCGTGCCCTTCCTTTTGCTCCCAATCAGCACTGGAAAGCCAGCCATTAATTGAAGTGCTTGATGTTACTGAGGACAGAATTCAAATCAGGTTGACG CCGCAGGAAACAGTCCATTCTGAATgtgatggaaaagaagaaatgcttaGCAGCTCAGGAGAGCTTGCTGAAAAGACAAATGGTGACTACCTCcaaacaaaggcagaaacaaaCTGTACTGCAGCTGACACAGTTGAGGGAGAACGTGCTGCAGAAACTAACAAAACTTCCACATCTTTTGCTGAAACAATAGGAAAAGTAGGTTGTAGTTCACACCATTGTTTGCAGCATGAACCTTCTGACACCAGTTCAGCGATTCCTGACGAATCTAGGAGAAAGGAACCAGATTTAGAAAGTGCTGCCATTGCAGATGAAAGGGCTGTGGCTGCAAGCTCTGATAAACAAGCAGGCCTTCTGCGGGAGGAGCAGGCGAGAGGCGAAGGGGATGAAGCGGCTGCTCGTGCTGGGTCAGCGCAGGGTGACCAGCACAGCTTGGACAGCAGAGCGGTCTCCCCGCTTCTCAGAGAAGTGAGCATGCAGGATGGGAGTGTGCAGATCATCAGGGATCATGTAACACACTGCCCGGTCGCCTTCCAGAATTCTTTGCTGTATGAATTAGACTAG